Part of the Sporomusaceae bacterium FL31 genome, CAGTATACGTAGTGTCAGGGCGGAAGCGGTAAGTCATAATACTTATAGAAAATATTTTACCTCTTGCAACACCAAGAAGAGCCACATTGTCTTTAAAGTAAAAGCACTCGCCACTTACTTTAACTACTTTGCCATAGTACGCATCGGAATTTGCTAAAAGATCATCATAAGAGATTTCGGGGACTGAATTTATCCGGGCCTCTGCTCTGTTTCTTTGGTTTTCTAATTGCTCTTGTGACATGGCTAATCCCGTGTTCACTGACATCAGCAGCCAAATTGCCATTAGTACTACGATTGTTTTTTTCATCTTTTCAAAACACTCCCTCTAATTATATTTATTTTTATGTGCATAAAAGTAATAGGACATGGTCAACTTTGATCGCTATTAGATGGTGTAATCCACTCTATTGTTTTTTCTCTTACATCAAAATTAACTAACTTAACCAACTCAATATTAAGACCTTCAGCAATAGTCATAAGCATTGACAAGGAAAGACTATTGTTGTATCGTCCACATTCTATTTTACTAAGCGTACTGGTGCTAATATTGATGCGTTTTGC contains:
- a CDS encoding transcriptional regulator, which encodes MFTFQYKQIGRKIAYYRRLRNLTQEDLAKRINISTSTLSKIECGRYNNSLSLSMLMTIAEGLNIELVKLVNFDVREKTIEWITPSNSDQS